The following is a genomic window from Amyelois transitella isolate CPQ chromosome 23, ilAmyTran1.1, whole genome shotgun sequence.
TTAAACTTACGATAACTTTCATCACTTGACACCCTATgatttttctctttttgttGCTGAGTAGACTTCTGGCAAACGTTTTTACAGTGCAATATTTTGAGAAGCGCTAATGAACCTACCATTATTGATTACCTATTCTGTATCTACTCCTtgattatgtatttttcttgtGTATCGTGCTTGTAAGAATCTTTCACTTTCAGTATGTacaaaaatggaaaaatatttaaaaagtaacaagaaaccaagaattTCTTTgatctttaatattttattattattgttcttATTTTACCGTTCTGATTCTGACATGCCAGTAATAGTATTTCCTGTACTGTGGTTTCTTTCAGCTTTAACCGTCAATGTCAAAATTGTCAAACTACTCAGTCAAAAACGAGAGTAGAGGTAGAGAgaggttaaattaatttagataattttgGGCATAAATTGCCAATTGATTTTCTATGAAGTGATCtacgaaaacaaaatatatataattataatcccAGCAATCTAATTAACCTTcatggttttaaaataataccaaaATGAATCTAGCTAAGGTGAGGTTATGtttagtacatacattaatcactctatatcccttgcggggtagacagagccagatgtagtcttgaaaacactgaaaaaaaaagcaaaacaacAACAGATGACtgattttatgtttagtaggtaatgttttgaatttttatagaCCTTACTTTATTATCttctgtttattttctataataaaattacagaaCATTTGGAGGTTTGCACCTGTTGTACGCAGTGCCATCaattcaaacataaaatttttgaggCCCATGTCTGCATCGGTTACTCCCATATCCACAAAACCCATAGAAAATATTGCTGTATCATATGAACCCGACAAGCTGTACAAAAAAGTGGAACTAGAAATGAGGGGCATCGACCCTGCAGTTCTGCTAAGTTATTCTTGGTTTTGTGTAGCAGCAGCTTCACATTTGGGCATTGAAGTCACCAAAAGGTTTGTTTCTATTCTACCTAtctgtatattgttttatgtttgcatttctatttattaaaggACCTGAGATGTGTGAATGAGTTTCttctaattatttacaattagcCACTACACTGTGACAGTGTATTATAccaacttattttattatttcagttgGGCTCTCAGAAAAGCAGAGAAAGAGAGGCACACGCTACTCAAATGTGTCCACATTTACAAGAAACACAGGGTGCAATACGAGATACGGACATATTTCCGATTCATTCATTTACAAAGACTTACGGGCTCTACCTGTGACACATACTTAGAATATATAGAGAGGAATCTCCCTGAAGGTTGTGCCCTCAAGGTCACAAAAATTGAATGCCAAAAAATGCCAGAACATTTGACTCCTCCTAGCGATGCATAATGGGTACTTAGATTGAAGTTATTAGAATAAAACAgtgttaatataataaaatcttttattttccaataaataaaatttatagaaacaGTTTCTTCAAACATATCTTACaggaatgtatgtataatgtaatgtagtattttattttgcataaaatttactattgGCAATACTAAAACATGAACGTCAGTGggtactaatattttttaatcatattcTTTATGTTTTACCAATTTGATTGGatcataaaacaaatacatatgtatttttgttatcttctttactaaaatattaaacttctTCCCTGCTATCATGAGAAAAGTAATGGTAATTATAAGCCTTTAAGGCGTAAGTCTACAGGCATCTTGTAATATAGGtacaaatacataattaaacctTTTGAATCTATTCTCTAAATAATCTAACTTACCTCTTACTCATGAgatatttctttacttttgtcagtggagttaagtggagcatcctccattaatatattattccgTTTTATTTGATGGTATGTAATTATGAGTTACAAATggagttaatatttttcattatttttcatatttttgcagaAGCTTCTTACAAAGCTATGAGCTACTTATACAAACACAATTAAtgcttaaacataataatactGTATTGACTAGAATTAAATCACAACAATAGTCTTTTTTCTTCTGGCTTTAGTTCCGGTTGCATCCGCACCCCTGCAGGCATACTTTGGAGCCCGAAGTATGTCTTTGACCATTGATCCTACTAGgttaggtgagtcaggtttttacataaaacaactcccatctgacctccacaacctttgcaggtaaaccttacccgtattggatccatggtaaATCACAACACTagaatacaataattatagACTTAATACACAGCAGACCACAGTAGTTACTTGTATTTAGGTGACCTTTTTCTTGTAAATATTAGAACAGGAATAAAGCAATACATGGAATGTTCAGTCTGATTTTGACGATTAGTATCTCCTTGGCAGTGAGCTCCTTTGACACTTATTTTATTCGTATTGTTGGTTCTTGCACACAGTGAAGATGAAGAGTATTGCAAATGCTAACTCCAGGCCGTGGAACATTAGCATTACGGCACACCAGATGTATTCCAGGCGGAGAATGTATGTCTGGTAAATAAGGAAGTAGCACACACCAACCGCTGATGGTATTGTTAATAGCACAGAAAAGAACACTGGAATTtctgaaaagaaagaatattttgtctgacctattccaaaaaaatattggcctagttttaaaattactagcATGTTATTCAAAtgatgttttattgttttgcatTACAAGTAAATTGGACTAACACTAAATTAGAAAGGACATGAAATGGCTAGTGcttccttttttaattttaagactaGGTACTTACTTTTACTAGCCAAATTGCCTCTTCGACCTAAGAATATACGAATGACTTCCACAAGGCATAAAGCACAAAATATGCCGGCTTCAGTTAGCAAAGCGTTTTCTGGATAGGAAACATTGATCGCTTTCAGAATGCCCATAGCCACTTCACATACAAAGaacatacctaaataaaaactgtTCAAGTAAAGTAATATTTCGTAAGCGAGGCTAGAGTTTACGTTTGTTACTTTAGACATATTTAGAGTAAAAGGAAAAGCAAGATcagaagaaatttaaaaatcgcCCGTGCAAATCacaaatcaaaacaaacaGATACAGATTACCAATCAAACAATCAATGAAAAAACGTCAATgtcaaaattttcaaacaaaagaAGAGTGGCAAAGGGCTTTATCCATTCAGCTATCGTCAATGGCATACATCATAcccattataataaaacgctatgtatgtaacaacGGAATTctaattatataggtactctAGGAAACTCGTAAATTAAACTCAATAAACaatcaacaattttttattgaaatataaaaccccatatgtataaataagaatCATAACAATTTGTAATAAAGCTAAGTAAACATTAatctaaactaaataaaacaaaatttctttctTACAAGGCTGttggtaaaatatatttcattaaacttaattcatagatataaaactactgaaaataaaattagtaagtataaaaataacttaaaccaAAACTTCAACACCAAAAACTTTATTCGAAACTTAACTCGGTTCCTTTCAAGTGGCTCTCGGCCCATTCATCGAATCTTCTGGAAAGATCTTCGGACATGTAGTTCTTCCAATCTCCAATCTGTCCCTTCCTTATGAAGCGGAGATCGGTTTGTTCAAGATAAGATTTTCCGAAAGATTTTTCCAAGATAGCTTCCAAATTAACAGCGCGGTTAGTCTTCATGTTCTGGAAGGAGAGATGTTCGCACAGTTTTTCTACTTGTACGTCTGTCAGGGTTTTCCCAAGAAACTTGGCGGTCTTGCGGATGACAGACGGAAGATCTCGCTTCATTTCTTCAAACTTGATGAAGAGAAGGTTGGGGTCGTGGCGTCTGTTCCAGAATCCTGAGgggaaaataaatgttgaagGTTTATATTGATAGGtttatatcatatttatcTTGCCTCGCCTTCTGCTACTAACGCGCAGTTGCACATTGATTACACAGAGCCTTCTAAGGATCCAGAAAGTCGAGTGAGGTCATACAGTCGCAAGCCACCAGTTCAATACGAAgtcatcataaaaaatatatttgacaaAAGGCATTTTCTTCTGCGTtggcctgtcactatttctacATCTCAATTCTTATTCAAGCTAAACGGCTTGAAGGCTTATGGTTGTCTTCCTCGTAAGGATACATTTGTGATAAGTTTGTACTTAGAATTCTCTATATGAACTAACATTAGATGCCTATGACACGCAGGTGGAACCTGAATtgttactaaataataataatttataatcaaGTCTTCATCCCTGGTttggaagacagagccaacagaaataacgttcagctgtatggcttaatgatggaataggctatttgacaaagttctaaaaactatcttagggtatttatttgtttataaggagccctacaaaaatacttttctgcctttattacagctattttattaaaaaatcgaaaaagaaaatgaaatattcaaatatgccgccaaaacgcgacttttagcaatatggcggccatggcatgcagtgacgtaaatttcgtgtaaatatgatacaaagcttgttggtgtttcgaaaagttttgattttctcttgttttatttaacttgtgccacgtcatatgtgtgaaaattattaaaatgagttcctataaatgttgtgcagtgcctcaatgcactaatacaacaataaaatctcctacgaaactgtttttttctatgccgatggatttgaatattcccAAGAAgaggtttcagatcatgatctaagatcagtggttaccaagatatacttacattgatgttttcacattcctcagttcgtatctcagcatagaaatctggattgtctatgaagaagacaatccagatttcttcttccaaccattattgcgtccacttttggtaggtttcgactgtcagctttcgcggaattggtttccattattaaatacctatgttatctgagtaatcctgagcgatcaaacacttataaaatcttgaaaactaatagcgaacactaaggaacggtacgatccacagtctgtttatggataattgacgtcataatagaaatagccaatcacgttcgtttttagtcacgtgacagctgcatataaaaacctaattttctgagacggattttgtttaaataatgcaatatttttatctcgcgttattacaaatcgctccaaaaaaataatattaagactgatgacataaaagaaatgtatatttttaatacagtcaaatagcctattgttaCAAGATACTTATATCCTTAACATTTTACCCAAATTAATATAACCAAGAAACAGCTTAAACGTAACTTACCGAGGATATGGTTCCAGACGGGTCCGAACGGGGCTCGGTCCCTCATGAAGAGGTCGCAGAACTCTTCGAAGGTCCCCTTGAGGCCGTGCACCAGCGTGCAGTAGTGGTAGTACGACACCACCATGTCTTTGGGGTTCCGAGATGTGTAGATAACCTGAAATGTAAAAAACCTcttcaaaccatgacattggcagaatcatCGAAAGTCCGGTGGAAGCCACATTATAGAAAAGAACCTGAAATGTTCCAATAAACCTTAAAAACTCTCCATTAAGTACTGATATCTGCTGCTAGAAAAGAAGTTTTGGCGAATATAGCGATGACGAGAGAGAAAAAGTGGGGAAATTTACAGTTTACTGGGTATGATAAGCGAAAATATCCTTGTGTAATAGTCCAATTTTTATCCCTTATTTACAATGGAGTAGCATCATATGGGTATTtctgagaaaacctgcacatttaggcaactgaaGAAGGCATGATTGAAGTTGATCTggtcaggttcccctgcaagcCCAATTTCCCCCACATGGACAAATTGTTACTTCAATTTATTGAACTTTCTACTGTTTGAATATAGTGATAGCTGGACCCAGGGTCTTTTGCATGCAGACTAACATCAGGACGATGGCGATAAATAAGGCATAATGCCCTtaaccataaaagatagaagGGGAATGAAAGAGTTACAGTAGGTAGGCAAAGGCCCTAGTTTCCATAGATCTTTCTCTCTCATTTTTGCGCGTACGCAGTTATCCTCCGTCGCATGCTTGGAGCTCGAGGTCAGCTTTCCTACACTTTTCTTTCCACACTTGTTCTTGTCACATCGTCTTTGGCACGCTATCATCTTCCGCGACGTTAAGGAAGGATTCCTTCGGTCTGCCCATACCCGGTTGAGGCGGTATAGTCTCTGATTTCAATAGAAACCCttatagtaataaatacttcGGTGTGATACCCTTTTAGGGATGAAGTCATGACAAGTACCTTAGGCTTAGCAGACCCGTCTTCTTTCTGTATATCCACGGGCAGTAGGTCCCATGGCAAATGGCTGCGGATGTAGCGAGGATGGGCCAGCCGGTACTTCACCAGGTCTACCGAGGTGCCCTTCACAGATTCCTTGTGCCATTCCGCGTGGCCGTCCACCATGATGCAGGATAGCTCCACTAGTGGGCATCTGATCTGTAAGAATTACGAACAAGGCAGTTAATAAATGGTCCTCAGTATAGACGTAGGTACCCTGAACAAATCAGAGACGtcctagcaaaaggtcaggtcaagagtacccgaaaccgacgatgAAACGATGAAGAAAACAGTTGAATATGATGAAGCAAGGGAAGattgcagggatcgtggtaagtagaaagatgtagtctctgcagacgcgtgattttttgtatgtatgtatttgttttatgtatattcTCGTAGTTAATGTCTTTAGGCTAAAGTAGGAAAGTATAGttatagtaagtaggtatagttTTAACACTTTCATATGAAGCCTACTGTATaacttttgatttaaaattataatatgataCTAAGTAAGTACCTTTATGTATAAGTTCGTTTCTCAAAGTATGACTTctaatatctacatataaatgtttgtaaCATCCGAAAGGTTAAATATTAAGATCtggtatataaatttaagaccttgttgtactcatgttttgcaaataaaaatttaaatttgaattaactATCGACTTGTGCATTTCTATGTGAATTCAAATAGATTTCAAGGTTGTTTTTTATACCTATGGTATAAGGGTCTACAgcagatttttttgtatgttataaGTAATATCAGCATCAGTGTTggctatatttattataaaagctCTTTGGATGTCACCAGCGGATAAATATGACAACCTGGTCATACCACTTCATAAATAGTAAGGACAAGTTTCCCTGCAGGCCACTGTACCGACAGCCTATTATTACGTAAACGACAACCGGAAATAAACAAACCTGTTGCAAAGATTTGGCGCCTTCGTAATCCAGGTCGTGACCGATAAGCCACACCATTTCCTGTGCCCATGTCGAACCTTAAACAAAGATAAAtcaattagtttattttgtttattatcacgtgtatatcccttgcggggtagacatagcccacagttttgaaagacggataggccacgttcaacttgtTTCCTTTTCATTTTGTTGTCATAATAAGAAAAACACAAATTCTGATCAGTGATAAAAGAgatatgttaatttaaattagcCAGATGAACCAAAAAACATATTCAAATGCCAACTAAAATCGCTGGACAGCTGATCGTTATACGAGTAAACTTTcactttcaataaaattatgttatcgAATAGCGAAAGTTTTCTAGGTCTTACGTGTATATTGCATCTCTCTCTACTAACTGTTTAGTTTATCTAATAAGTCTTtacctaccccttcgggagaggggcgtgattttatgtaagtaggtttgtataaattttaatttttcatatatcGACAtatctacgccacaagtcacaaagaacaaaaacacgcgacgctatcagtcaaaaacagaaaaaagtctaaatcgcgctagcaaagatttcacgggtcggagcatatatacaacctccgacacggCACCACCagcgctcccgctacaaacattgtttgttttttctttttcctggTATTAATCCCGGTTACATTTTAACTGGACCCTATACAGCCCGGGATGCGCTTTAAACCGTTGGGTAAACCaagggtaagtcaggtttttacccgAAGCGACTCCAGTCTGACCCTGACCCGCGACCTATGATTTTCTACATTATTTGGTAGATactaagttatttataaacgtCCTGCTGGAGTAAGTCCTAGttacctattttttaaataggagCCCGCGGAGTCCACCTACTGTGGTGATCAACGATCCTAAGTTGAGCAACTGTAGTAAAACGCTGTAatagataaatgaaaaaaaaaagaataggacaattccatctctttgccatggatgtcgtaaaaggcgactaagggataggcttataaacttgggattcttttttcaggcgatatgggctagcaacctgtcactatttgaatctcaattctttctttacgccaaatagctgaacgtcttGACGTATTTATTTGAGATTTTGTTTTCAGAGAATCTTAATTAACAGGTTACGTCACGACCTTTAAAATCCATAGTTTAGTACTTATCCACTTAACAAGCcgatattataaaattcatttatttactacttactaaataaataaatacataaataagtgTTTGTAATGAGTAacgtttgagacttgtgtagTTTAccaatgtattaatttattcgcGATCGTGAGAATTTATTAGTAAGTCGATAATTTTTTGGTTGTTAATACCTATCATAATAGTAGTATGTACTTATAAGAAATGAGTTAACCTTTTATAGtctaaataagtttattatttataaaaggaattttgaatttatttcttatcaaTCGTAAGTTAGTTACATACAGTATCCAAACTATCAATGATCGAGATAAAATGTTCTAAGTACATCCTTTTGAGTTTTACCTTAATTTCAGATAGGATTTCAAGTTTTAAAATCGGCTTAGTAGTTTCATAGTTCAATTATACATCGTGACATAGTTCCTATGACAGTACTGGTTATGAAACAATGTTAGTTAGGTATTTGAGATTTTTGCTACAGGCCGTGAAAGTAGTGACTACAATTATTACATCTTATTATGTCACACGATTATTTACACTGTTGGCAAAACTTTTGGACTTTAATCAATAACCATCCTATTGCAAACGGTTTAATAAAAGCTATAAGAAAATACATCGACGCgccatttatttctaaataaagttttcaatTTGGTTAATGTAAGAATCAtgatctaaataaattattctcaaCGGACCTACCAGTGGGGTACCATGAGTAAATTGCATCCGCGTCAGGCCATTCGGATTCTCTTTAActcagaattattattttaatggaattgttgttataatataattgttatcTATGACATAGGTATGGCCaaagcataaataaataatactcaaCGGCCCGCATTTCTAAGCTTGTGGTGTAGTTGTGGGTCGTAAGgtcacaaaaataagtttgtttataGCATAACTTATCTATatctaaaaaagtaaaatctcACCTGTTCTAGGATAAGAGCACATCCACACATCATCTGCAAGCACCTCCATATCCAAAATATCTTGACCAATATCCATGTAGTCCGCAGGAAGAATCACCCTGCCGGGGTTTATTTCCACCATGCAATCCTTTTTTCCGAACAAACGATCAAGTAATTCTCCCGCGCCATCCCCGTTTTTGTCCAACTTCGAAAATGTCAAACTTGGCCGCGTTctcattttgaatttttatttttaaattgttttttttttttttgtattctgtTTTTGATAGTATCGACACACGTCTGTTTTCACCGAGCAAAGAAAGTGTTATGCCCTCGTGTTGCTTACGCTGTTTTCCGTATCTCTCGCGGCCTGCTACTTTCGTTTTGGTAGGGTGCGATTAGAAGGATTATACATTtgttaaagttaataattagAAGTCGACTATCATAAGTTGTCTAATGCAGTGGGCAAGATATATTTTAGAGATTATCAAACCTATAAAGAGTTCAGTCATCGTCATTGACCTGAGAGAATTACTCTCAGGTCAAACGGATGAACCTATGAATTTACTGAGAAGATAAGATCAATAATTGtaaatagaccttcaaaagctTAGAAAAGAAGAAGTGTAGAAGTGTCTTAAACCCAAAGCACGAGCAATGCGGTTTGAGGCGCAGTACTGCGTTCACGTAACTTAGATTAGGCTGACCTGGCCTTATCCAGTGCATCAGGTGAGTTTCCTGGTTAATTTATATGGTTATTATGTAAACCGCTAATACTAATAATGTAAGAAATTGTTGAAGGagcatttgtttattttattaaatcttatcaTTGCATTTTAAATGTCGATATTTGGGGTCAAAGACAGCTTAAATTATACGTAAAACTTTGTTTGAAAACCTTTACAAAATTTCTGCCTCTTTAGTTGAATGTTTTTAGAGCCGTAacatttttctcttttataaaatttgttctctataagtacatttatttGAGGACGAAGAGATGGAATACGCTTAATCTACGACCAAACGAAAAATGattcaatgaaaaaataaaaaaacattaaagaaTTTCAGGTGCAGTGGCAAGAGCTATCATTATACATTCTAATATCTCTCCTTGCCAAATGCTGGATTTTGTCCAGTAGAGCTTCATCCAAGACGTACCTATTCAACGTAAATAAGTTGCATTTTTCTGATAAAACGAGTTCGGAATTCTGCTCAAACAAAAAACGTGGTAAGTAATCACATACTTTTAAGAATTTGGAACATAACGGTCCGTTTTAAATTCGAAAGAAAgggatatttttaaacattgtaAGTGCATTTATCTCAGGCACTGGAGACGTGTTTTCTgccagtaggtacctacatactggaaaaaaaagattaaaaaaggttttatttggAAATTGTCTTATTCAAGATTGAACCTCGAATTGTTAAATGACTtgataaataggtactttcaAAGAAAAGATCGCAAGGTGTAAGTGTTATCAGGGTTTACTCCCATTGGCCAGGATATTTTGGATTTGATGGTTTATGAAGACGATGTATGGTTGTGTTCGTATGCTCGTTCAGGTGAGTAAATTAACTTTAGGAAAAAGGAATAAATCTATGTAACATACgtattttacttatatatttattttaatcatttttgaGCCATAAAGGTATAGGTGAACTTAATGCCAATATCATTGTCTTCTAGTCAACCTTTAAAAATAGcaaacagaaaatataatcaggtatcaaataaattattatttgatacctgattatattttctgtttgCTATATCTGCATAATTTGTCCTTtttaattgacattcaaacgtacctacctacataagtttttgtagaatttaattttctatacTTTCttgttactaaataaatatgaattaataaaaataaattaaaactacagaatatttttctacTTATTTTTCGGGACAGAAGTACCTAAATACCGAGTGTGTTCGACTTCAGGATGATAAAATAGtcattacttattattataccaagtttcattgTAAGTGGACCGGTAgctaagaaaaatatgttacaCTTGTAATATTTCCTTTGTGTAAGTAGATGTATTGATAAATTAGCAAACATTTTACAATCTCTTCGCTCATTTGGTCAATATTATGTCTGCCCGAGTCTTCGCACGCTTAGGTCCATAAATGGAACCCATGCGTCTATTTTCCAGATTTTGCGTCAAGGAATAACAAacagacttacaaactttctcatttatctatgagtattatattattagctcaatacctacgtaaaaaaaatgatatttagtatataagatataaatacTACCCACCATGTTAAAATCTGTTTGTTTATTCGTTATCGTTAGTTAATTGTTGATTTCTTTAACACTGCGAAACCCTGAaaaagttcatacatacatagatataatcacgtctttatcccttacggggcagacagagccagtagtttcataaagactaaaagggggcgttcagctgtatggcttaaaagatatataaagattcaaatagtgtcaggttgctagcccatcgcctaatagaagaatcagaagtttatatatagttagttttataagcatatcccttagtcgccttttacaacatccatgggaaagagaagaagtggtcctattccaaagtgccggcaaccacatgGTTAAAAAGTTCATATCcgttataattatttggtattCGACCTAAGGATTATTGATTAACTTTATTCATGATTTCAATTATAATCTTTATCGATATCTTTATCACTTAGTtacatttatgtaaaaacttaattgGAGAAAGTTGCCCGGTTATGTGATGTGCACTTGCCCTTATAATAGCTGTGATTGATTTGACTCTAATAGTTATAGCCATAGTTAATTACCATAATGCCTTTTcactttctatttataaactcGACTAGATTTTGGTTCAACAACTATTACGTATTATGTTacttatctatttttaaataataatatgtaaattatatagaGATATTATGCGTTATGGAAGTCGTAAGAGCTTAGCCACTTAAACCTTcatcaatatatttaatacatacatataataatacagtAAAAACGTTTTCCAAAAAACTGATAGCGGCCATTAAAGAGGAGTAGCAGAATCcaatataaaaactatttttggaatattggtctgtctgtctgtctagtGCGTTATAACTTCGAAATTACTCAAGGGATTTGACATATGGATTACATTTAATAAGGAGCGTTGTCAAAAATTTGTTTCGTCAAAATTGGTTGTGGAAAAAAGAAGTTATGCTCAATCGAAAATTTACTTCAAGCACTGTTTCGGAAGTTTTTAACAGAGTTAAGTAATTGCGGTTTACCTCTATGTTATCAATATAACATATCATACCTACATGATAGTTGTATATCATAGTttatcatacaaaaaaaaaatgttgatgtCGTAGCAAATGTAATCGCTGTATAAAATTGGCACGGTAATAGAATACTTTAGAATTAACTAAACAAATCTTTTACTAGGTCTGGGTAATTGAAGTGCCTATCCAgagaaaaattttttttaaatgtaagaaagttatttaatatgccataacacaagtctcaaactttgGGACTAGttcaacattattattattattttgttgttacaaaaatgttaataatattttaaatagattataaacgattattataactaatttaaaaaaaaaccacaaaAATTGATGCACTTTTTATTTCGATAAAAGTGAGACTCACAACGTTTgactacaaaaaagaatccatcATTAAATATCAGATAAATAAAgtgtacatttataatttttacataaaaaacctATACAAgtgtacttaattaaaaatatttacaacacTGTTAccaaaattaattgattgtgATCATTTAATCTCAAAAAGACTAGATAATAATACCATAATTGACTCACGACACACAAAATCTACAGGGTGACTTCAAT
Proteins encoded in this region:
- the LOC106130684 gene encoding small ribosomal subunit protein uS10m, whose product is MNLAKNIWRFAPVVRSAINSNIKFLRPMSASVTPISTKPIENIAVSYEPDKLYKKVELEMRGIDPAVLLSYSWFCVAAASHLGIEVTKSWALRKAEKERHTLLKCVHIYKKHRVQYEIRTYFRFIHLQRLTGSTCDTYLEYIERNLPEGCALKVTKIECQKMPEHLTPPSDA
- the LOC106130685 gene encoding transmembrane protein 216, with amino-acid sequence MSKVTNVNSSLAYEILLYLNSFYLGMFFVCEVAMGILKAINVSYPENALLTEAGIFCALCLVEVIRIFLGRRGNLASKKIPVFFSVLLTIPSAVGVCYFLIYQTYILRLEYIWCAVMLMFHGLELAFAILFIFTVCKNQQYE
- the LOC106130711 gene encoding luciferin sulfotransferase; this encodes MRTRPSLTFSKLDKNGDGAGELLDRLFGKKDCMVEINPGRVILPADYMDIGQDILDMEVLADDVWMCSYPRTGSTWAQEMVWLIGHDLDYEGAKSLQQIRCPLVELSCIMVDGHAEWHKESVKGTSVDLVKYRLAHPRYIRSHLPWDLLPVDIQKEDGSAKPKVIYTSRNPKDMVVSYYHYCTLVHGLKGTFEEFCDLFMRDRAPFGPVWNHILGFWNRRHDPNLLFIKFEEMKRDLPSVIRKTAKFLGKTLTDVQVEKLCEHLSFQNMKTNRAVNLEAILEKSFGKSYLEQTDLRFIRKGQIGDWKNYMSEDLSRRFDEWAESHLKGTELSFE